The Deltaproteobacteria bacterium genome contains a region encoding:
- a CDS encoding RNA methyltransferase, with amino-acid sequence MTAPLPFARLEFLTSKQNPKFKIWKSLLQAKGRKTEKLFLLSGEKIILDFFNKSGNDRLNKKKSISDFQISAILFPDNEALYLHFMNLINGSTPSDWRGDDKDSNQGQKMKAYRLSADLFNELDTLGTHFCLVVLTSKEFKGANLNTPPVDLELVCPISDPSNLGAICRSAYGFGVKKLILTKNSADPYHPKSLKSSSGVALQMQFERLDKELSQIQPNQISEYDVGLDLLGTAISEYPWPKNLRLWLGEEGQGLKIIPRAQCLFIPTQGIESLNVTVAGSIALYLYQSSRNK; translated from the coding sequence ATGACGGCTCCCCTCCCCTTCGCTCGCCTTGAATTCCTTACCTCCAAACAAAATCCTAAATTTAAAATCTGGAAAAGTCTTCTTCAGGCCAAGGGAAGAAAAACCGAAAAACTATTTCTCCTTTCTGGCGAAAAAATTATTTTAGATTTTTTTAATAAAAGCGGCAATGATCGCCTCAACAAGAAGAAATCTATCAGCGACTTTCAAATTTCTGCTATTTTATTTCCTGATAACGAAGCACTGTATCTTCATTTTATGAACTTGATCAACGGATCAACCCCTTCGGATTGGAGGGGTGACGATAAGGATTCAAATCAAGGCCAAAAGATGAAAGCGTATCGACTCAGCGCTGATCTTTTCAATGAGCTGGACACCTTAGGAACACATTTTTGCTTAGTCGTTTTAACATCTAAGGAATTTAAAGGTGCCAATTTAAATACGCCTCCTGTCGACTTGGAACTCGTTTGTCCAATCAGTGATCCCAGCAACTTAGGCGCTATCTGCCGCTCCGCCTACGGCTTTGGAGTTAAGAAATTGATATTAACTAAAAACTCAGCTGACCCTTATCACCCTAAATCATTGAAAAGCTCCAGCGGCGTCGCTCTGCAAATGCAGTTTGAACGACTTGACAAAGAGCTCTCGCAAATTCAACCCAATCAGATATCAGAATATGACGTGGGTTTAGACCTTCTAGGCACCGCCATTTCTGAATACCCTTGGCCGAAAAACCTTCGTCTTTGGCTTGGGGAAGAGGGACAAGGCCTGAAAATCATCCCGAGAGCTCAATGCTTGTTTATACCGACTCAAGGAATCGAATCCCTCAATGTCACTGTTGCCGGGAGTATCGCCCTTTACCTTTATCAGTCCAGCAGAAACAAGTAA
- a CDS encoding transposase — protein MRLAYASYIFPKFKNLTAAFSESAGRLMEEFTCEATIKIDGTYFKTPMEVGPVKNDKNKRIKSFKDMSSFFIRTATTLCPNASVAVDRFHLAEQLHVCIRT, from the coding sequence ATGAGATTAGCCTATGCTTCATATATTTTTCCAAAGTTTAAAAATTTAACAGCAGCTTTTTCAGAATCGGCAGGTCGATTAATGGAAGAATTTACCTGCGAGGCAACCATCAAGATTGATGGGACATATTTCAAAACACCAATGGAAGTTGGACCAGTGAAGAATGATAAAAATAAAAGAATCAAAAGCTTTAAAGATATGTCTTCATTTTTTATCAGAACCGCGACGACTTTATGTCCAAATGCTAGCGTTGCAGTTGATCGTTTTCATTTGGCTGAACAACTTCACGTGTGCATTCGTACCTGA
- a CDS encoding nucleotidyl transferase AbiEii/AbiGii toxin family protein, which translates to MHCFSYPHITLEVDTEPAIDFEYAPRYLLAPPSFPVITLKNPDLFAGKLHALLFRKWKNRIKGRDFYDYGWYIKNKIPVRFNYLKAKSIQSGHCQVNDLRTLNQ; encoded by the coding sequence ATTCACTGTTTCAGTTACCCCCACATAACCCTTGAAGTTGATACGGAACCTGCCATTGATTTTGAATATGCGCCCAGATATCTGCTGGCCCCACCAAGTTTTCCGGTCATAACTTTAAAAAATCCTGATCTTTTCGCAGGCAAACTCCATGCACTACTATTTCGAAAATGGAAAAATAGAATTAAAGGACGAGATTTTTATGACTATGGTTGGTACATTAAAAATAAAATCCCAGTTCGATTCAACTATCTCAAAGCAAAATCAATCCAAAGCGGTCACTGCCAAGTTAATGATTTGCGAACGTTAAATCAATAA
- a CDS encoding DUF4143 domain-containing protein → MYTGGWPELYAREGKNIKKYLDDYINSYIEKDIVLTSGIQKQFEFLKFVKLLAGRVGQVLEYSGFANELGVDAKTIKEWTSLLERMRVIFLVKPFSGNLTSRLIKSPKIFFIDTGLACRLQGWSSAEPILTSPQQSFLFENLVFSEIYKLTNNFQLDWEIFHWRTKDQEEIDFLIQKGSNEFLFVESKISYQNPIELKNFPAVRKCFKNKEIPVLHCIMEGDHILNRNVPIALLSELLLSQSGLKRKKN, encoded by the coding sequence ATGTACACTGGTGGATGGCCTGAGTTATATGCTCGTGAAGGTAAGAATATTAAAAAATATTTAGATGATTATATTAATTCCTATATAGAAAAAGATATTGTCTTGACTTCGGGAATTCAGAAACAGTTTGAGTTTTTAAAATTTGTTAAATTGTTAGCGGGCAGAGTCGGACAAGTTTTGGAATACTCTGGTTTTGCAAATGAATTAGGTGTTGATGCAAAGACAATAAAGGAATGGACCTCTTTATTAGAGCGGATGAGAGTCATTTTTCTTGTTAAACCCTTTTCTGGAAACTTAACATCAAGGTTAATTAAGTCACCAAAAATTTTCTTTATAGATACTGGATTGGCTTGTCGTCTTCAAGGATGGTCATCGGCAGAGCCGATTTTAACTTCGCCACAACAAAGTTTTTTATTTGAGAACTTGGTTTTTTCGGAAATTTATAAATTAACAAATAATTTCCAACTAGATTGGGAAATCTTTCATTGGAGAACTAAGGACCAAGAAGAGATTGATTTTTTAATTCAAAAAGGATCGAATGAATTTCTTTTTGTTGAATCTAAAATTAGTTATCAAAATCCAATAGAATTGAAGAATTTTCCAGCAGTTAGAAAGTGTTTTAAGAATAAAGAAATTCCGGTCCTTCACTGTATAATGGAAGGCGATCACATATTAAATCGAAATGTTCCAATTGCATTGTTGTCGGAATTGTTACTTTCCCAGTCAGGGTTGAAAAGAAAGAAAAATTAA
- a CDS encoding AAA family ATPase, with protein sequence MWIDRDISNLLTENSDPIQILRGPRQCGKSSLILHLDPSFKEISLDDSSLRQLAQSDPELFLKQFGKDNLFIDEAQYAPNLFPSLKRKIDLYKRENKSHKTIIRLTGSNQILLDHQIKESLAGRASFFDLNTLSIHEILHSQKNNPGYYVHWWMA encoded by the coding sequence ATGTGGATAGACAGAGATATATCAAACTTATTAACTGAAAATAGTGACCCGATTCAGATTTTAAGGGGTCCCAGACAATGTGGGAAATCTAGCCTAATTTTACATTTGGATCCAAGTTTTAAAGAAATTTCATTAGATGATTCGTCACTTCGTCAGCTCGCCCAATCGGACCCAGAGCTCTTTCTAAAACAATTTGGAAAAGATAATCTCTTTATTGATGAAGCTCAGTATGCACCCAATTTATTTCCATCCCTAAAAAGAAAAATTGATCTCTATAAAAGGGAAAATAAAAGTCATAAGACTATAATTAGACTCACTGGCTCGAATCAAATTCTCTTGGATCATCAAATAAAAGAGAGTTTGGCAGGGCGAGCAAGCTTCTTCGATTTAAATACCTTAAGTATTCACGAAATATTGCATTCACAAAAAAACAATCCAGGATATTATGTACACTGGTGGATGGCCTGA